One part of the Lachnospiraceae bacterium JLR.KK002 genome encodes these proteins:
- a CDS encoding response regulator transcription factor: MHKFTVLLIEDEKSISDFTSRTLTSHNYRVVCATTGEEALSLASSLCPDIYLLDLGLPDMDGMEIIRNLRTWSGAPVIVVSARTLEDDKVRALDAGADDYLTKPFGTSELLARIRTSLRHSNKVNSDNGLPQHPYQAKGLKIDFFKRTITIHGEDIHLTPIEYKIVAFLAQNSGKVMTYSAVMNNVWGPYAESDNKILRVNMANIRRKLEKNPAQPVYIFTEVGVGYRMADDEELP, encoded by the coding sequence ATGCACAAATTTACCGTACTTCTCATTGAAGATGAAAAAAGTATCAGCGATTTTACATCCAGGACACTGACTTCTCATAATTATCGTGTTGTCTGTGCAACCACCGGAGAGGAAGCCCTCTCTCTTGCTTCTTCTCTCTGCCCCGACATTTATCTTCTGGATCTGGGACTTCCGGACATGGACGGCATGGAGATTATCCGCAATCTCCGCACCTGGTCCGGAGCTCCTGTTATTGTAGTTTCCGCCCGTACGCTGGAAGACGATAAAGTGCGGGCTCTGGACGCCGGCGCCGATGACTATCTTACCAAGCCTTTCGGAACTTCGGAGCTTCTGGCACGCATCCGTACTTCCCTGCGGCACAGCAACAAGGTAAACAGTGACAACGGACTCCCTCAGCATCCATATCAGGCAAAAGGCCTTAAAATTGATTTTTTCAAACGGACGATTACCATCCATGGGGAAGACATACACCTCACACCAATTGAATACAAAATAGTGGCGTTTCTGGCTCAGAATTCCGGCAAAGTTATGACTTATTCCGCAGTTATGAACAATGTATGGGGGCCTTATGCCGAGTCTGACAACAAGATTTTAAGGGTAAATATGGCCAATATTCGCCGCAAACTGGAGAAAAATCCGGCCCAGCCTGTTTATATTTTCACGGAAGTAGGCGTGGGTTACCGCATGGCCGACGATGAAGAACTTCCATAA
- a CDS encoding regulatory protein RecX — translation MQIAQVTELDNKRIRIFLEDGTDFVLYKGEGRKYGIREDAELSKEQYEEIYQEILVKRVRRRTLHLLEKTDRTEAQLRMKLRQGFYGEDLIDHAIEYVKGFHYLDDTRYARNYVRNQKDRKSRRKIRAELAERGIGKELAEQALDEEYGQETERELILKWVEKKHYSGEQADLKEKQKMYQFLMRKGFHSDDILHVLDYLT, via the coding sequence ATGCAGATAGCGCAGGTAACTGAACTGGATAATAAGCGGATTCGAATCTTTCTGGAAGATGGAACGGATTTTGTGCTGTATAAAGGGGAAGGGAGAAAGTACGGAATCAGAGAAGATGCGGAACTTTCCAAGGAACAGTATGAGGAGATATATCAGGAGATTCTGGTGAAAAGGGTCAGAAGGAGGACCCTTCATCTTCTGGAAAAGACGGACCGTACGGAGGCCCAGCTCAGAATGAAGCTCCGTCAGGGGTTTTACGGGGAGGATCTGATTGACCACGCGATTGAATATGTAAAAGGGTTTCACTACCTGGACGATACCCGGTATGCCCGGAATTATGTGAGGAATCAGAAGGACAGAAAAAGCCGCAGAAAAATCCGGGCAGAGCTGGCGGAAAGGGGGATTGGGAAGGAACTGGCGGAACAGGCGCTGGACGAGGAATACGGACAGGAAACAGAGCGGGAACTGATTTTAAAGTGGGTGGAAAAGAAGCACTATTCCGGTGAACAGGCAGATTTGAAAGAAAAACAGAAGATGTATCAGTTTCTGATGCGGAAAGGTTTTCATTCGGATGACATTTTGCATGTATTAGACTACTTGACATAA
- a CDS encoding ATP-binding protein — MKKNFKRPLFHDFAVTIGLLFFTTGLTFLLFYFVSENPANIALFYIVGIISVARYTNGYFYGIFASFLSIILINCFFSYPYFRIDFTLQDYPFTFMCMLTLASITSITTTHLKQQTKILAFHEKQLMEAEKEKMRANLLRAVSHDLRTPLTSILGSISSIEAESGNSDPQEWQELIRNIHDDAVWLLNMVENLLSVTRIQTGTSRLNTSPEIVDEVVAESVTRIQKRFPDAEIDVTVPSEILMVSMDAMLIEQVLLNLLENAITHSESSKPVRLIVENHPRIVCFRVIDYGVGLQENQLEHIFDGTYSEGSSADIRKGMGIGLSICKTIVTAHKGSISAENHAEGAEFLFTLPKEEM, encoded by the coding sequence ATGAAGAAAAATTTCAAGAGACCACTGTTCCACGATTTTGCTGTTACCATCGGACTTCTGTTTTTTACCACCGGGCTGACGTTCCTTCTGTTTTATTTTGTCTCTGAGAATCCGGCAAATATTGCCCTGTTTTATATTGTTGGCATTATCTCTGTTGCACGGTACACAAACGGGTATTTTTATGGGATTTTTGCTTCTTTCCTCAGTATTATTTTAATCAATTGTTTCTTTTCCTATCCATATTTCCGGATAGATTTTACGCTTCAGGATTACCCTTTTACCTTTATGTGCATGTTGACTCTTGCTTCTATTACCAGTATTACCACAACCCACCTGAAACAACAGACAAAAATCCTTGCATTTCATGAAAAACAGCTTATGGAAGCTGAAAAGGAAAAAATGCGCGCCAATCTTCTCCGTGCAGTTTCCCATGATCTCCGCACTCCGCTGACCAGCATTCTGGGCTCCATTTCATCCATTGAGGCGGAAAGTGGCAACTCTGACCCTCAGGAATGGCAGGAACTCATCCGCAACATCCATGACGATGCCGTCTGGCTGCTGAACATGGTGGAAAATCTGCTGTCCGTTACAAGAATCCAGACCGGTACTTCCCGGCTGAATACATCTCCGGAAATTGTGGATGAGGTGGTGGCCGAGTCCGTAACCCGCATACAGAAAAGGTTTCCTGATGCTGAAATTGATGTGACAGTCCCCTCGGAAATCCTTATGGTTTCCATGGACGCCATGCTGATTGAACAGGTTTTACTCAATCTCCTTGAAAATGCCATCACCCATTCCGAAAGCAGTAAACCGGTCCGCCTGATTGTGGAAAATCATCCCCGGATTGTCTGTTTCCGCGTAATTGATTATGGGGTAGGCCTGCAGGAAAACCAGCTTGAGCACATCTTCGACGGCACCTATTCCGAAGGTTCTTCCGCAGACATACGAAAAGGCATGGGTATCGGACTGTCTATCTGCAAGACAATCGTTACTGCACATAAAGGCAGCATTTCTGCTGAAAATCACGCAGAAGGCGCTGAATTTCTTTTTACACTGCCAAAGGAGGAAATGTAA
- the trxA gene encoding thioredoxin, producing the protein MAVLEITTDNFEQEVLNSDVPVLVDFWATWCGPCQMQGPVIEQAAEEFPGIKVGKLNVDEQGELAQKYGVMSIPTLIVFQEGQIAKKAVGFHSLEEIRKILA; encoded by the coding sequence ATGGCAGTATTGGAAATTACAACAGATAATTTTGAACAGGAAGTATTGAACAGCGACGTACCGGTACTGGTGGATTTCTGGGCAACCTGGTGCGGTCCCTGTCAGATGCAGGGCCCGGTTATCGAACAGGCAGCGGAAGAATTTCCCGGAATAAAAGTGGGCAAGCTGAATGTGGACGAGCAGGGGGAACTGGCGCAGAAATACGGCGTTATGAGTATTCCCACACTGATTGTTTTTCAGGAAGGACAGATTGCGAAAAAAGCGGTGGGCTTCCATTCTCTGGAGGAAATCAGAAAAATCCTGGCTTGA
- the recA gene encoding recombinase RecA has protein sequence MAKEDKKEDKLKALDAAIAKIEKDYGKGSIMKLGESVANMNVESVPTGCLSLDLALGVGGVPRGRIIEVYGPESSGKTTVALHMVAEVQKQGGIAGFIDAEHALDPVYAGNIGVDIDNLYISQPDNGEQALEITETMVRSGAVDIVIVDSVAALVPKAEIDGDMGDSHVGLQARLMSQALRKLTAVISKSNCIVIFINQLREKVGVMFGSPETTTGGRALKFYSSIRLDVRRVEALKQAGEFIGNRTRIKVVKNKVAPPFKEAEFDIMFGQGISKEGDILDIAVDCGIINKSGAWFAYNGAKIGQGRENAKQYLREHEEVCREVEIKVREQVLAGEEEPEEKAEKADEKKAGKAGKTAKEEKPDTGRAVKEEKPDTGKDSQNADSAGN, from the coding sequence ATGGCGAAAGAAGATAAAAAAGAGGATAAATTAAAAGCGCTGGATGCCGCGATAGCGAAGATTGAGAAGGATTACGGGAAGGGCTCCATTATGAAGCTGGGCGAATCCGTGGCCAATATGAATGTGGAATCTGTTCCCACCGGCTGTCTCAGCCTGGATCTGGCATTGGGTGTGGGCGGCGTACCGCGAGGAAGAATTATTGAAGTGTACGGGCCGGAATCCAGCGGTAAGACGACAGTGGCCTTACATATGGTGGCGGAAGTACAGAAGCAGGGCGGTATCGCAGGATTTATTGATGCGGAACATGCGCTGGATCCGGTGTATGCAGGGAATATAGGGGTGGATATTGATAATCTGTATATTTCTCAGCCGGACAATGGAGAGCAGGCTCTGGAGATTACGGAGACTATGGTGCGTTCCGGAGCAGTGGATATTGTGATTGTGGATTCTGTGGCGGCTCTGGTACCGAAGGCGGAGATTGACGGAGATATGGGAGATTCCCATGTGGGTCTGCAGGCCCGGCTGATGTCCCAGGCCCTCCGTAAGCTCACAGCCGTTATCAGCAAGTCCAACTGTATTGTCATTTTTATCAATCAGCTTCGTGAAAAGGTGGGCGTCATGTTTGGAAGCCCTGAGACCACCACAGGAGGACGGGCGCTGAAGTTCTATTCCTCCATCCGGCTGGATGTGAGAAGGGTGGAGGCTTTGAAACAGGCCGGAGAATTTATCGGCAACCGCACCAGAATCAAAGTGGTGAAGAATAAAGTTGCGCCTCCCTTTAAAGAGGCGGAGTTTGACATTATGTTCGGTCAGGGCATATCAAAAGAAGGAGATATTCTGGATATCGCCGTAGACTGCGGCATTATCAACAAGTCCGGCGCATGGTTTGCCTACAATGGAGCGAAAATCGGGCAGGGCCGGGAAAATGCCAAGCAGTATCTGCGGGAACATGAGGAGGTCTGCCGGGAAGTTGAGATAAAAGTGAGAGAACAGGTACTGGCCGGGGAAGAAGAACCGGAAGAAAAAGCGGAAAAGGCGGACGAGAAGAAGGCCGGAAAGGCAGGAAAGACGGCGAAGGAAGAAAAGCCGGATACCGGAAGGGCGGTGAAGGAAGAGAAGCCGGATACCGGAAAGGACAGCCAGAATGCAGATAGCGCAGGTAACTGA
- the rny gene encoding ribonuclease Y has protein sequence MPQILIAVVVTLIFAVPVTYFSTVSYRKRVIESKIGSAEEKAREIIDEAVKTAETRKRESLLEIKEESIRTKNDLDKEIKERRNEIQRNERRIIQKEENLDKKLEAIEKKESGFAAKEEEINRQKAEVARLHEERVQELERISGLTSEQAKDYLLKMIEDDVKLDTAKLIKEMEIKAKEEAGKKAKEYVVTAIQKCAADHVAETTISVVQLPNDEMKGRIIGREGRNIRTLETMTGVDLIIDDTPEAVILSGFDPVRREVARIALEKLIVDGRIHPARIEEMVEKAQKEVETMIREEGEAATLEVGVHGIHPELVRLLGKMKFRTSYGQNALKHSIEVAQLSGLLAAEIGVDVRVAKRAGLLHDIGKSVDHEMEGSHIQIGVDLCRKYKESPIVINAVEAHHGDVEAESLIACLVQAADAISAARPGARRETLETYSNRLKQLEDIANGFKGVDKSFAIQAGREIRIMVVPDQINDADMILLARDISRQIENELEYPGQIKVNVIRESRVTDYAK, from the coding sequence GTGCCACAAATTTTAATCGCTGTAGTAGTCACGTTAATTTTTGCAGTACCTGTTACTTACTTTTCAACGGTTTCCTACCGCAAACGTGTAATTGAGTCCAAAATCGGAAGCGCGGAAGAAAAGGCAAGAGAAATAATAGATGAAGCTGTAAAAACTGCAGAGACCAGAAAGCGTGAATCTTTGCTGGAAATCAAGGAAGAGTCTATTCGGACGAAGAACGACCTTGATAAGGAAATCAAAGAGCGAAGGAACGAGATTCAGCGCAACGAGCGGCGGATTATCCAGAAGGAAGAAAATCTGGATAAGAAATTAGAAGCCATCGAGAAAAAGGAATCGGGGTTTGCAGCAAAAGAAGAAGAAATTAACAGACAAAAAGCAGAAGTTGCAAGGCTACACGAAGAACGCGTACAGGAACTGGAGAGAATCTCTGGATTAACCTCTGAACAGGCGAAAGATTATCTTTTAAAAATGATTGAAGATGATGTGAAGCTTGATACTGCAAAATTAATCAAGGAAATGGAAATCAAAGCAAAAGAAGAAGCAGGTAAGAAGGCGAAGGAATATGTGGTAACAGCCATTCAGAAATGTGCTGCGGACCATGTGGCGGAAACTACGATTTCTGTAGTTCAGCTTCCCAACGATGAGATGAAAGGAAGAATCATCGGCCGGGAAGGAAGGAATATTCGTACGCTGGAGACGATGACAGGCGTAGATTTAATTATTGACGATACGCCGGAGGCAGTCATCCTGTCCGGGTTTGACCCGGTTCGGCGGGAAGTAGCCCGTATTGCTTTGGAAAAACTGATTGTGGATGGACGTATTCATCCTGCGAGAATCGAAGAAATGGTTGAGAAAGCTCAGAAAGAAGTGGAGACCATGATTCGGGAGGAAGGGGAAGCAGCAACGCTGGAAGTTGGAGTGCACGGAATCCATCCGGAACTTGTAAGACTTCTCGGAAAGATGAAGTTCCGTACAAGTTATGGACAGAATGCACTGAAGCATTCCATTGAAGTAGCTCAGTTGTCCGGTTTACTGGCAGCAGAAATCGGTGTGGATGTGAGAGTGGCCAAAAGAGCCGGCTTACTCCATGATATCGGTAAATCTGTTGACCATGAAATGGAAGGTTCACATATTCAGATTGGTGTGGATTTATGTAGAAAATACAAGGAAAGTCCAATCGTGATTAATGCAGTGGAAGCTCACCACGGAGACGTGGAAGCAGAATCTTTGATTGCGTGTCTGGTACAGGCAGCCGATGCAATTTCAGCGGCAAGGCCGGGCGCAAGAAGAGAAACATTGGAAACATATTCAAACAGATTGAAACAGTTAGAAGATATTGCTAATGGTTTTAAAGGTGTTGATAAGTCTTTTGCTATTCAGGCAGGCAGAGAGATTCGGATTATGGTAGTTCCTGATCAGATTAATGATGCGGATATGATTTTGTTAGCGCGCGATATTTCAAGACAGATTGAAAATGAACTGGAATATCCGGGCCAGATTAAAGTCAATGTAATTCGTGAATCCCGTGTAACTGATTACGCGAAATAG